A portion of the Rhizoctonia solani chromosome 6, complete sequence genome contains these proteins:
- a CDS encoding cyclin, whose translation MLAVATAYDALRSHLSRKPSTPGSSSSRWRPYHSRKVTSTLHSDDTFRTSEREASLPTPEYTLPEQQRAKEQVAHSRKPARQSPSPVAVQDPEGLIEDSLNLLASIYNPSMAARAHSRSHAAAQTTLPTPPASPTRKTSVPAIAPHVMHWFIVELLRRSHTSAPVIRAALSYIARAAPEIRRAIEDSDDDSSAMDSPLLDPRRVYLAAIILGSKFLLDRTYTNKTWAGVSGLDALEVGRCERTLAETLEWRLWIGGPNSSTSF comes from the exons ATGTTGGCCGTCGCAACTGCATACGATGCTCTCCGCTCCCACCTCTCCCGCAAGCCAAGTACCCCAGGTTCCTCTTCCAGTCGCTGGCGACCATACCACTCTCGCAAAGTTACCAGCACTCTTCACTCAGACGACACCTTCCGCACCTCAGAGCGTGAAGCATCACTCCCCACTCCCGAATACACTCTCCCAGAGCAGCAGAGGGCCAAAGAACAGGTCGCCCATTCACGAAAACCTGCTCGGCAATCCCCATCCCCTGTTGCAGTGCAAGACCCAGAAGGCCTCATAG AGGATTCGCTCAACCTTCTTGCATCCATATACAATCCATCCATGGCCGCCCGTGCTCATTCGCGTAGCCATGCCGCTGCCCAGACGACACTTCCCACTCCCCCGGCCTCCCCCACACGCAAGACCAGCGTACCCGCCATCGCACCTCACGTCATGCACTGGTTTATCGTCGAGTTACTCAGGCGCTCCCATACGTCGGCCCCCGTCATCCGCGCAGCACTTTCCTACATAGCCCGTGCGGCCCCCGAAATCAGGCGCGCCATCGAGGACTCGGACGACGATTCCAGTGCTATGGACTCGCCACTCCTCGATCCGCGCCGAGTTTACTTGGCCGCTATCATTCTTGGGTCCAAGTTCTTACTCGATCGTACGTACACCAATAAGACTTGGGCTGGCGTTTCCGGACTCGATGCACTCGAGGTCGGGCGATGCGAGCGCACCTTGGCTGAGACTCTGGAGTGGAGACTCTGGATCGGTGGACCAAACTCTTCGACTTCCTTTTGA